The Rhodothermales bacterium genomic sequence TCCGGTCCTGGACCGCATTGCCATGCGCGCAACCACCGACATGCGTTGGCAGCCCGCGTACGTAATCCGACAGGGCAAATCGGTCCCCATCGCGTCCTGGGCGCGCTTCAAGGTCCGCTTCGAAATGCCTTAGGGCTGTTCGCACCGACCGAATCCAAACCCTAAGCCAACACCCCGGCAATCGTGGCCGTCATGAGGTTGGCCATGGTCCCGGCGGCCACCGCCCGGACCCCGAGCTTTGCCAGGTCACTGGTCCGCTCCGGCGCAAGCGGCCCGATGCCGCCGATCTGGATGGCTATGGAGGACAGGTTCGCGAATCCGCAGAGCGCAAACGTCGCCATGACCACCGTCTTCGGTGACAGGACGCCCTCGCCTATAAGCCCAGACAGGTTGATATAGGCCACGAACTCGTTCGCAATGATCTTCGTCCCGATGAGCGAGCCGAACTGCACGATGTCCGCCATCGGCACACCCACGAGCCAGGCCAGGGGGGCAATACCCCACCCCAGCAACTGCTCGAGCGTCACATTCACGCCAACCATGCCCCCGGCCCAGCCCAGGATGTAGTTGAGCATGGCAATCAACGCCAGGAACGCGAGCAGCATGGCCCCGACGTTCAACGCCAGCTTCAGTCCATCTGACGCCCCCGACGCCGCCGCATCAATCACGTTGGCCGAGCGCTGTTCCACCTCGATCTTCACTTCACCCTTCGTGGCGGGCTCCTCCGTTTCCGGGATGAACATCTTCGCCAACAACAGCGCGGCCGGAGCCGCCATGATACTGGCGCCCAGGAGCTGCTCCGCAAAAAGCAATCGACCGGCGTCCAGGGAAATGCCCATGGCCTGCGCATAGGGATCGCCCAGGATCTGGATGTATGCCGCCATCACGCCACCGGCAATGGTGGCCATGCCGCCCGTCATCACCGCCATGAGCTCGGACATGGTCATGGTCGACAGATACGGCCGGACCACCAGGGGTGCCTCGGTCTGTCCGACGAAAATATTGGCCGTGACGGACAGCGACTCGGCCCCGCTCGTCCCGAGGAATTTGGAGACCAGGACGGCCATGCCCTGCACCACCTTCTGCATGATGCCCAGGTGGTAGAACACGGCCATCAGCGAGCCGAAGAAAATGATGGTCGGCAGGACCTGGAAGGCAAAGAACATGCCCATGCTGCCTTCCGTGCCCGGGGGGTTCGCCAGATCCCCGAAAATGAACCGGGCGCCAGCCGTCGTGAAATTCAGCACCAACACGAAGAAGGACGACACCCAGGAGAAAAACGCCTTCACCCATCCCAGGGGCGCGAATACGGCACCCATGGCCTCCCCTTTGAGCAGGAAGATGGCCAGGACGACCTGGAGCCCCAGGGCCGACGCCACCATCCGCCAGTTGATCTGCTTCTTGTTGCTCGAAACGAGCCAGGCAATGCCGAGGATGACAGCCAACCCGAGGAGGCCACGAAGGAGGGAGATGAAGTCCATGGAAATCCGGTTTTGCGGCAGGATCTGTGTGTGCGGAGCGGGAATATACGCGACCCGCGGACTTCGTATCTTCTGCAGCTTATGGCACAGTTTACCCTCTACCCGGACCCGGCACGGACCGACCCGCATCCGACGGCGCCCGACATCGACGCAGAAAGCATCATCCAGGGCCTCAACCCCTCCCAACAGGAGGCGGCCCGGGCCGCGGATGGCCCTGTCCTCATCATAGCCGGCCCCGGTTCGGGCAAGACCCGGACGCTCACCCACCGGATAGCCTGGCTGTTGGCCACCGGCAAGGCACGCCCGTGGGAAATCCTGGCCATTACGTTCACGAACAAGGCGGCCCGCGAAATGCGGGAGCGCGTGCTGGACCTGGTCGGGCACGAACAGGGCAAGGGCATGGCCATCGGGACCTTCCATGCCATGTTCGCGCGTGTCATGCGCGCCGACGGTGACCGGATTGGCTACACGTCCGATTTCAGCATCTACGATACGGACGACGGGCAGCGGATTATCCGCGAGCTCATGCACCGGTTCAACATCGATACACAGCAGGTCAAGCCGCGGAGCATCCAGCAACAGATATCCGGTGCCAAGAACCGCATGATCTCCCCGTCGGAATTCGCACGGACGGCCATCTCCCCGGCCCAGGTCCGTGCCGCCGAGCTGTTCGAACCGTACGAGACCGCCCTGCGCAACGCGAATGCACTGGACTTCGACGACCTCCTGTTGAAGCCCATTCAACTGTTCCAGAACCATCCGGACGTGCTGGCCAAGTACCAGAACCGCTGGAAGTACATCCATATCGACGAGTACCAGGACACCAACCGGGCCCAGTACCTGCTGGCCCGTCTGCTGGCCGAACGACACGGCAATCTGTGTGTCGTCGGCGACGATGCGCAGAGCATCTACTCCTTCCGCGGCGCGGATATCACCAATATCCTGTCCTTCCAGCGGGACTATCCGCAGGCGCAGACCGTCCGCCTGGAACAGAACTATCGCTCCACCAAACGGATTGTCCGCCTGGCCGACTCCATCATCAAGCAGAACAGCCAGCAGCTCGACAAGGACCTGTGGACGGACAACGCCGAGGGCGACCCCGTCATCATCATGGAGTCCATTTCGGAGAAGGACGAAGCGCAGAAATTCGAACGGCGCATCCGGGATGTCCAGGTCCGGCTGGGCTACCTGTACCGGGACTTCGCCATCCTGTACCGCACGAATGCCCAGAGCCGTTCCCTGGAAGATGCGCTCCGGCGCGGCAACATCCCGTACCGCGTGGTCGGCGGCGTGAGCTTCTACCAGCGGAAGGAAATCAAGGATGCGTTGGCCTACCTGCGCCTGCTGGTGAACCCCAACGACATTGCAAGTTTGCGCCGGATCATCAACACGCCCACCCGCGGCATTGGCGACAAGACGCAGGATCACCTCATCCAGTATGCTGCCCGGGAAGGGATCGTGGCCTGGGATGCACTTGAGCGGGTGGAGTTCACGGGGCTGCCGGCACGAGCCACGTCCAGCGTGAAGGCCTTCCGGGACATCATCAACACGCACAAGACCATGCAGGACAAGGAGTCCGCAGCCGTGGTCGCCAAGTCGCTCATCAAGGCGTCCGGCCTGCTCGAGGAGTTGAAGTCCGAGCATACACCGGAGAACCTCATGCGCTGGGAGAACGTCCAGGAACTCCTGAACGCCATCACCGAATTCTCGGAAGCCAACGGCGACGGCGGAACGCTCAGCGCATTCCTGCAGGAGGTTTCCCTGCTGACGGATGCCGACCAGAACGATGATTCCGACAACCGTGTGACGCTCATGACGCTGCACGCCAGCAAAGGGCTGGAATTCCCCGTGGTCTTTCTGGGCGGCATGGAGGAAGGCCTGTTTCCGCTGCAGGCCGCGGCACAGGACCCACAGGAATTGGAGGAGGAGCGCCGGCTGTTCTACGTGGGGGCCACCCGCGCAAAGTCCCTGCTGTTCCTTTCTTACGCCCGCAGTCGGTACCGGTACGGCGACCAGCAGTCGGCCATCCGATCCCGGTTCTTCGAGGAAATCGACCCGGCTGTGGTCGTTACGGAGAGCGGCCAGCCGTTCAATCCGAAGTCCGACCGGTTCGCCATGCGTTCCGCGGGCACGACATCTTACGAAACCCTGGACCCCCATTATTACCGGAAGAGCCTGCGTGAGGACCAGCCGACCCAGGCGGCGGTGCGGAAGAAAGCGGCCGATCGTCGGGTGGTCTACGACGAGGAAGAATCCGGGACCATCGAACCCGGTATGCAGGTCGAACACCACCTGTTCGGCGAAGGCCACGTGGTGGCGCTCGACGGCTCCGGCCCGAACGCGAAGGCCATCGTCAACTTCGAAGACGTGGGCGAAAAGAAACTCATCCTCCGGTTTGCCCGGCTCAAACGCATAGGTTGACGCATGACCCTGCCCTTTTCAAGAACGCTCGCGGGCCTCTTCGCGGGCGCCGTCCTGTTTTCTGCCTGCTCCACCGACAACCGGACCCGCCTGGTGGTCTATTCGCCGCACGGCAAGGAAATGCTGTCGGCCTACGAGGATGCCTTCGAAGCAGCCCACCCGGAGGTCAATGTGCAGTGGATAGACATGGGCGGTCAGGATGCCTACGACCGGATCCGGACGGAACGGTCGAATCCCACGGCCAGCCTGTGGTGGGGCGGCGATGGACCCACATTCTCGCGGGCGGCGCGGGAGGGGCTCCTGGAGCCGTACGAGCCCACCTGGTCCGCGGCCATGCCCGACGATGCGCACGGCGCCGACCACGCGTGGTACGCGACGTATCTGACGCCGGAGGTGTTGCTGTACAACACGCGCACGGTGGATGCAGCGGAAGTACCCACGGACTGGGATGACCTCCTGGAGCCCGAATGGAAGGATCGCATCCTCATCCGGTATCCCCTTGCCAGCTCCACCATGCGGACCATCTGGGGAGCGCTCATCCTGCGCCAGCCCACGGTGGAAGACGGCTATGCCTGGCTGGCCCGTCTGGACGCGAACACGAAGACGTACACGGCCGATCCCACCCAGCTGTACCTCAAGATTGCACGTGAAGAGGGCGACGTATCGCTCTGGAACATGCCCGACACGTACATCCAGGCGGAAACCAACGGCTACCCCTTCGCTTTTTCCCTGCCCACGTCCGGTACGCCGGTCCTGAATGACGGTATTGCCATCGTGTCCGGCGCGCCGGAGCCCGAGTGGGCCCGCACCTTCTACGAGTTCGTGACGTCCGATTCCGCGCTCGTCGAACAGGCCCACACGTACTACCGGATTCCGGCGCGGACCGACATCCCGACCGAACGCCTGCCCGAATGGATGCGCGACGTGGATCTGCGCCCCATGGAACTGGACTGGGACCGTCTGCAGGCAGAAGGCCCCACGTGGATGCAGTACTGGGATGAGCGGATAAAGGGGCGCGGCGCTGAGTATCTGGCCGAGGCCGGGCTCTGATGACAGTCGCCATTGACGCGGCCATGGCGGTCCTCATCTGGTTGGTCCAGCTCATCATCTATCCCTCATTCCGGACGCAGGAGCAGAACGGGTTTCGCCGATGGCACCGGAGATACACGCGGACCATGGGCATTATCGTGGGACCATTGATGGCGGCGCAGATCTTTTTGCACGGCAGTGACTTGTGGACAGGCGTGACGGTCATCTCCATGGCGCAGGCCGTATGTATTGCCATCGCACTCGTAGGTACGGTGACGCTTTCGGTCCCATGTCACCATGCCCTTTCTTCCAGAGGAAAGGATTCCGGCATCATCGATCGGCTTGTGAGGACCAACTGGCTCCGAACGGCAGCCTGGACAGGTGTCCTGGTCCTGTCATTGGCTGGATAGGTCAAGCATGGGATATCTACGTGTATAGAATTTCTATGTAACAACGACCAGCTTCGGTCCGTAGGCGTCGCAATCACCATTCCTGAGTGCCATGCGCCACCCCGAATCCCGCGATTGGACCTTTGATCTTGAAAACGCTGTGGCTACATGGCGCCAGTTCCTGTCCCGCGACCGCGCCTTCCACGAAGGTGATCTGGACGAATTGGAAAATCATCTGCGCGACGAGTTTGCGGCCGCATGCCGGCGTGGACTCCGGGGCCAGGAAGCCTTTGCCGAGGCCCGGCGACTGACGGGTGAGCCGGGCGGATTGAATACCGCATACGGGTCGGTCGTCGTCGAAAAGAGGCTCGCCCCGTCCGGAATGGCCGCCGAAATGCGATACTGGACCGGATTGGCGCGCAGCTACGGGGTCAGTGCAGTCCGGGCACTCGGGCGCAACCCCATGACTTCCGTCATCAACATCGTGGGACTGTCGATTGCCATTGCCTGCTCCATCGCGGTCTTCCTGTTCCTGCAGGTCTACGGATCGCTCGACTCCTTCCATGAGAACGGGGACCGGATCTTCATCGTGGAACATGAGGTCATCCGAAACGAGCAGATGGAAATCCGGGGAACCATCCCCGTGGCCCTGGGCCCGGCCCTGGAGGCCGAGCTGCCCGAGGTTGACAAAGCCGTCCGGGTGGAGCACGATATGGTCACGATTTCCGGCAACGGGGTCAGTCTGCAGGACCGGGCCACATTCACCGATCCGGGCTTTTTCGATGTATTCACGTTCCCTCTCCTGTCGGGATCGGCCTCGGCATTGCGCGATCCATCGGCCGTCATTCTGTCGTTCGATACCGCCGCACGCCTGTTCGGGCATGCCGATGTCCTCGGACGACAGGTGACCATGGCGTTCGGCGACGGCGAACGACGGGAGTACATCGTACGCGGGGTAACCGCGGACTTCCCGGAGAATGCCGGCTTCTTCTTCGGCATATTGATGGGTTGGGGCGCGCTCGACACCGTGTATCCGGACATGGACCAGGGATGGGCATCCCTCACGAACGGATTGTTCGTGTTGCTGCATGAGGCCGGCCAGGCCTCATCCGTGTCTGAATCCATGCAACGGTATGTAGCGCAACAACATGCTGCGAATGATGCCTATGTGGTTGAGTCCTTCTTGCTGGACAACCTGCGAAATCCGATGCCGGGCGCATACCGGGTCCTGTTCCGCCCGTCCGAGGCTCCGCATCCCATCCTGATTGGCATGTTCCTCCTCATTGCCGGGCTCATGATGGCATTGTCCTGCTTCAACTACATCAACATATCCGTGGGTGCGGCCCTCCGCCGGTTACGGGAAATTGGCGTCCGAAAGGTGATGGGCGGCACACGCGCGCAATTGACGGCTCAGTTCATGGTGGAGAACCTCTTGCTGTGCACGATCGCCCTTGTCATCGGAACTTTCCTGGCCATTTCCGTGGCGATCCCGGCGTTCAACAATCTGTTCGTGCTTCAGATCGGCCACGGCATGTTTGCGTCTGCAGGCTTCTGGACCTTCCTGGTCATCCTGCTCGGCGCCGTGGCTGTGCTCTCCGGGATGTATCCGGCCCTTTACATTTCGTCGTTCCGTCCGGTCGCCGTCCTCGGCGGGCGGTTGTCCGTGGCCGGAAATGCATGGTTCACCAAGGCCTTCCTGACGGCACAGTTCACCCTGGCGTTCATGACGGTTCTCGTCGTGATCCTGGTCGCCGCCAATGGCCAGTACATGAAAGCGATCGAGTGGGGTGCAGGCACGGAGGAGACGGTGGTTATTCCGGTCACGGACGCCGACCAGTACCAGGAAACCATGCGCATGCTGTCGACCGATGCGCGCGTCCAACTGGTCTCCGCAGCCGAGTCCCACCCGGGCCGATCCGTGTCATCCATGGAGTTGACCGTGGAAGACGAGCTCGTGCTCGCCGTCCGGTATCGCGTCGGAGCCGATTACCTGCGCACGCTGCATCTCTCCGACAAGCCACTGACGCCGGCCACGGTGTTCGTGAATGAGAGTTTCATCTCCCGCATGGGCTGGGAAACGGAGGAAGGACACCGCTTGCTTCTGGACGGGACGTATTACGAAATCACCGGCGTGGTGCGCAACTTCCACCTCAACCCGATGGTGAAGGAACGCCCGGTCATTTTCCAGTATGCGGAACAGGCCGCCAACATGCCCTGGATATCCGCGCTCGCGGAACCGGGCACAGCGTCGGCGGTGCTGGCCGACGTGGCCGAACTGTGGCAGGCATCCTGGCCTTCCGAGCCGTTCGGCGGTGTCATCCAGGCCGATGTATTCCAGGAGCAACTGGAGAGTTACGACAACCTGGCCCGGTCCCTCGGGTATCTCGGACTGCTGGCGGTGTTCATTGCCACCATGGGGCTGTTCGGCTTGACGTCACAGAACGTGAGCCGTCGGCTCAAGGAAGTCTGCGTGCGCAAGGTGCTGGGCGCATCGGCCGGCCGCACGCTGCTGACCATCAGTTGGACGTACATCTGGATGCTCGTCATCGCCGGTGGCATAGCGGTGTCCATCGTGGGCGGCGGAGCGGTTGTCGCCTTCCGGATGGCTCCGGACGAACTCGCGCTCATGCCCCTCGGTCCTGCCCCCTTCATCCTGGGCGTAACCCTGGTCTGGTCCGTGGCCGCGCTCGCCATCTCGGCGCATATCCGCCGACTTTCCAGGGCCAATCCCGCCGAAATATTACGCGTCGCCTGAATCCATGTCCACGAAATCCCTGAACGGAGCCTCGATTGCCCCCATCATCCTGTCCATTCTCCGGAATGGCGACAGCTACGGGTATGCCATCATCAACCGGGTCCGCGAATTGTCGGGCGGGGACGTTGAATGGACGGCCGGCTCCCTCTACCCCGTCCTGCATCGCATGAAAACGAACGGGTGGATCCGTGACTACTGGGAAGAGCCGGTTGGCGAGCGTCGCCGGCGGTACTATGCCATCACGCCGAAGGGCGAAAAGGCCCTGGCCACCGAACGGGAAAAATGGATGACCTTCCACGAGGTCCTGACGGCGTTGTGGGATGAGGAGCGCGGTCTTGGTCCGACCACGGCCTGACCTGACCGCTGAACCGTCCTTGACCTAAACGGTGGGAACCGCTCGGCGTGTGGGCACCGGCAGCGAGGCCTTCACCGCCACCGCGCGAACGGAAGGACCGGCTGACACCTGGATGTCCGCATCCTCTTCCTTGAAGTTCAGGAGCAACTCCAGCACCTCGTCCATGGTCGACAGGTCCATGATCAGGGAGCGCAGCCGGCTGGCGCCGCGGAAGCCCTTGAAGTACCCGCCGTACATACGACGCATTTCCAG encodes the following:
- a CDS encoding helix-turn-helix transcriptional regulator, with translation MSTKSLNGASIAPIILSILRNGDSYGYAIINRVRELSGGDVEWTAGSLYPVLHRMKTNGWIRDYWEEPVGERRRRYYAITPKGEKALATEREKWMTFHEVLTALWDEERGLGPTTA
- a CDS encoding 3'-5' exonuclease, which translates into the protein MAQFTLYPDPARTDPHPTAPDIDAESIIQGLNPSQQEAARAADGPVLIIAGPGSGKTRTLTHRIAWLLATGKARPWEILAITFTNKAAREMRERVLDLVGHEQGKGMAIGTFHAMFARVMRADGDRIGYTSDFSIYDTDDGQRIIRELMHRFNIDTQQVKPRSIQQQISGAKNRMISPSEFARTAISPAQVRAAELFEPYETALRNANALDFDDLLLKPIQLFQNHPDVLAKYQNRWKYIHIDEYQDTNRAQYLLARLLAERHGNLCVVGDDAQSIYSFRGADITNILSFQRDYPQAQTVRLEQNYRSTKRIVRLADSIIKQNSQQLDKDLWTDNAEGDPVIIMESISEKDEAQKFERRIRDVQVRLGYLYRDFAILYRTNAQSRSLEDALRRGNIPYRVVGGVSFYQRKEIKDALAYLRLLVNPNDIASLRRIINTPTRGIGDKTQDHLIQYAAREGIVAWDALERVEFTGLPARATSSVKAFRDIINTHKTMQDKESAAVVAKSLIKASGLLEELKSEHTPENLMRWENVQELLNAITEFSEANGDGGTLSAFLQEVSLLTDADQNDDSDNRVTLMTLHASKGLEFPVVFLGGMEEGLFPLQAAAQDPQELEEERRLFYVGATRAKSLLFLSYARSRYRYGDQQSAIRSRFFEEIDPAVVVTESGQPFNPKSDRFAMRSAGTTSYETLDPHYYRKSLREDQPTQAAVRKKAADRRVVYDEEESGTIEPGMQVEHHLFGEGHVVALDGSGPNAKAIVNFEDVGEKKLILRFARLKRIG
- a CDS encoding extracellular solute-binding protein, with protein sequence MTLPFSRTLAGLFAGAVLFSACSTDNRTRLVVYSPHGKEMLSAYEDAFEAAHPEVNVQWIDMGGQDAYDRIRTERSNPTASLWWGGDGPTFSRAAREGLLEPYEPTWSAAMPDDAHGADHAWYATYLTPEVLLYNTRTVDAAEVPTDWDDLLEPEWKDRILIRYPLASSTMRTIWGALILRQPTVEDGYAWLARLDANTKTYTADPTQLYLKIAREEGDVSLWNMPDTYIQAETNGYPFAFSLPTSGTPVLNDGIAIVSGAPEPEWARTFYEFVTSDSALVEQAHTYYRIPARTDIPTERLPEWMRDVDLRPMELDWDRLQAEGPTWMQYWDERIKGRGAEYLAEAGL
- a CDS encoding nucleoside transporter C-terminal domain-containing protein; translated protein: MDFISLLRGLLGLAVILGIAWLVSSNKKQINWRMVASALGLQVVLAIFLLKGEAMGAVFAPLGWVKAFFSWVSSFFVLVLNFTTAGARFIFGDLANPPGTEGSMGMFFAFQVLPTIIFFGSLMAVFYHLGIMQKVVQGMAVLVSKFLGTSGAESLSVTANIFVGQTEAPLVVRPYLSTMTMSELMAVMTGGMATIAGGVMAAYIQILGDPYAQAMGISLDAGRLLFAEQLLGASIMAAPAALLLAKMFIPETEEPATKGEVKIEVEQRSANVIDAAASGASDGLKLALNVGAMLLAFLALIAMLNYILGWAGGMVGVNVTLEQLLGWGIAPLAWLVGVPMADIVQFGSLIGTKIIANEFVAYINLSGLIGEGVLSPKTVVMATFALCGFANLSSIAIQIGGIGPLAPERTSDLAKLGVRAVAAGTMANLMTATIAGVLA
- a CDS encoding FtsX-like permease family protein gives rise to the protein MRHPESRDWTFDLENAVATWRQFLSRDRAFHEGDLDELENHLRDEFAAACRRGLRGQEAFAEARRLTGEPGGLNTAYGSVVVEKRLAPSGMAAEMRYWTGLARSYGVSAVRALGRNPMTSVINIVGLSIAIACSIAVFLFLQVYGSLDSFHENGDRIFIVEHEVIRNEQMEIRGTIPVALGPALEAELPEVDKAVRVEHDMVTISGNGVSLQDRATFTDPGFFDVFTFPLLSGSASALRDPSAVILSFDTAARLFGHADVLGRQVTMAFGDGERREYIVRGVTADFPENAGFFFGILMGWGALDTVYPDMDQGWASLTNGLFVLLHEAGQASSVSESMQRYVAQQHAANDAYVVESFLLDNLRNPMPGAYRVLFRPSEAPHPILIGMFLLIAGLMMALSCFNYINISVGAALRRLREIGVRKVMGGTRAQLTAQFMVENLLLCTIALVIGTFLAISVAIPAFNNLFVLQIGHGMFASAGFWTFLVILLGAVAVLSGMYPALYISSFRPVAVLGGRLSVAGNAWFTKAFLTAQFTLAFMTVLVVILVAANGQYMKAIEWGAGTEETVVIPVTDADQYQETMRMLSTDARVQLVSAAESHPGRSVSSMELTVEDELVLAVRYRVGADYLRTLHLSDKPLTPATVFVNESFISRMGWETEEGHRLLLDGTYYEITGVVRNFHLNPMVKERPVIFQYAEQAANMPWISALAEPGTASAVLADVAELWQASWPSEPFGGVIQADVFQEQLESYDNLARSLGYLGLLAVFIATMGLFGLTSQNVSRRLKEVCVRKVLGASAGRTLLTISWTYIWMLVIAGGIAVSIVGGGAVVAFRMAPDELALMPLGPAPFILGVTLVWSVAALAISAHIRRLSRANPAEILRVA